The Halorussus salinus genome includes a region encoding these proteins:
- a CDS encoding orc1/cdc6 family replication initiation protein, with protein sequence MSSFSFDRDNSLYKNRDALLEEYTPDNLVGRDEELEEYHAALQPIINGEAPSNIFLYGKSGVGKTAATRFLLNRLQNDAAKYDDISLNVIEINCDGLNSSYQVAVRLVNTLRDPSEQISNTGYPQAQVYSFLWEELDKVGGTVIVVLDEVDHINDNSILYQIPRARSNGYLEHAKIGLIGISNDLSFRDSLSAKVRSSLCEKEVSFPPYDATELQKVLSQREQVAFHDGALAEDVIPLCAAYGAQDAGDARQALDLLLEAGDLARKEAVEQVTDEHVQEAREKLERDRIMEGVADLTEHARLILYALTSLEAEAETPARSRDIRPRYEQLCNHVGTEPLTSRRMRDHLADLAMLGVISSTEKNEGMSGGKYREHALKQDLQLVVTALEETIEFAGVHESIRPYYQTTFEDAEN encoded by the coding sequence ATGTCATCGTTCAGCTTCGACCGGGACAACTCCCTCTACAAGAACCGCGACGCGCTCTTAGAGGAGTACACCCCGGACAACCTCGTCGGCCGCGACGAGGAGTTAGAGGAGTACCACGCCGCCCTCCAGCCGATTATCAACGGCGAGGCACCGTCGAACATCTTCCTCTACGGCAAGAGCGGCGTGGGCAAGACCGCCGCGACCCGGTTTCTCCTCAACCGACTCCAGAACGACGCCGCGAAGTACGACGACATCTCGCTGAACGTCATCGAGATAAACTGCGACGGGCTGAACTCCAGCTATCAGGTCGCCGTGCGCCTCGTCAACACGCTCCGCGACCCGTCCGAGCAGATAAGTAACACCGGCTACCCCCAAGCGCAGGTCTACAGCTTTCTCTGGGAGGAACTCGACAAGGTGGGCGGCACCGTCATCGTGGTCCTCGACGAGGTGGACCACATCAACGACAACTCCATCCTCTACCAGATTCCCCGCGCCCGGTCCAACGGCTACCTCGAACACGCCAAAATCGGTCTCATCGGTATCAGCAACGACCTCTCGTTCCGCGACTCGCTCTCTGCCAAGGTGCGCTCGTCGCTCTGCGAGAAGGAAGTGTCCTTTCCGCCCTACGACGCGACCGAACTCCAGAAGGTCCTCAGCCAGCGCGAGCAGGTCGCGTTCCACGACGGCGCGCTCGCCGAGGACGTGATTCCGCTCTGTGCGGCCTACGGCGCGCAGGACGCCGGTGACGCCCGGCAGGCCCTCGACCTCCTGCTCGAAGCGGGCGACCTCGCCCGGAAGGAGGCCGTCGAGCAGGTCACGGACGAACACGTCCAAGAGGCCCGCGAGAAGCTCGAACGCGACCGCATCATGGAGGGCGTCGCCGACCTGACCGAACACGCCCGGCTCATCCTCTACGCGCTCACCTCGCTGGAGGCCGAAGCGGAAACCCCCGCCCGCTCGCGGGACATCCGCCCCCGGTACGAACAGCTCTGCAACCACGTCGGCACCGAACCGCTCACCAGCCGCCGGATGCGCGACCACCTCGCGGACCTCGCGATGCTCGGGGTCATCTCCTCGACCGAGAAGAACGAGGGGATGTCAGGCGGGAAGTACCGCGAACACGCCCTCAAACAGGACCTCCAACTCGTCGTCACCGCCCTCGAGGAGACCATCGAGTTCGCTGGAGTCCACGAGAGCATCCGGCCGTACTACCAGACGACCTTCGAGGACGCCGAGAACTGA
- a CDS encoding response regulator → MADARHRVLHVEDNDFFARVTAGVLTDDYDMDVHTVESADEGLALLDADEFDCIVSDYEMPGMDGLEFLDVVREDYPDIPFILLTGGGNERIASEAISAGVTDYLRKSEGKDQFAVLANRIDNAVSRRRTEQLAERQIAVNDLIWDVSQAVLRASSREDIEETVCDRLADSDPYVLAWVGKVDEDAMAVRPQVSSGVEQRYLDAVVLDPEDGPTSDGGDRIPVREAVETRTVQVERTATLEEGFDLNADPTAERYAVAAIPLVYEEQAYGVLSVWSDARHAFGETERRVLSKFGNNVAYAIDSVQTRKELVRREQRLQVFNRILRHNLRNDLNVVLGRAQNIGEEFPPAAREASVIEQKANELIEISEKAREVGKTLDGGDRKKKQIDVTDCVRRTCEEFRQSYPEATITTCLPESARVYADKTLEAAISEVVENAIEHNDDDQPAVRVAVSATGDDGEWVEITVLDDGPGIPEDEREVLTEGEETALHHGSGLGLWLSHWIVSKFGGELAFEDYHTDGGAVTLRLQRAVEDVSPWQEISALGGES, encoded by the coding sequence ATGGCAGACGCGCGCCACCGTGTCCTTCACGTCGAAGACAACGACTTCTTCGCCAGAGTGACTGCTGGCGTTCTCACCGACGACTACGACATGGACGTTCACACGGTGGAGAGCGCCGACGAAGGGCTCGCCCTGCTCGACGCCGACGAGTTCGACTGCATCGTCAGCGACTACGAGATGCCGGGGATGGACGGCTTGGAGTTTCTGGACGTGGTTCGGGAGGACTACCCCGACATCCCCTTCATCCTGCTGACCGGCGGCGGAAACGAGCGCATCGCCAGCGAGGCCATCTCCGCGGGCGTCACCGACTACCTCCGGAAGAGCGAGGGCAAAGACCAGTTCGCGGTGCTGGCCAACCGCATCGACAACGCCGTCTCCCGGCGACGGACCGAGCAGTTGGCCGAGCGCCAGATAGCCGTCAACGACCTCATCTGGGACGTGAGCCAAGCGGTCCTGCGGGCCTCCTCGCGCGAGGACATCGAGGAGACCGTCTGTGACCGATTGGCCGATTCGGACCCGTACGTCCTCGCGTGGGTCGGGAAGGTGGACGAGGACGCGATGGCGGTCCGCCCGCAGGTGTCGTCGGGCGTCGAACAGCGGTACCTCGACGCGGTGGTCCTCGACCCGGAAGACGGACCGACCAGCGATGGGGGCGACCGGATTCCCGTTCGAGAGGCCGTCGAAACCCGGACCGTGCAGGTCGAGCGCACCGCGACGCTCGAAGAGGGCTTCGATTTGAACGCCGACCCGACGGCGGAGAGATACGCCGTCGCCGCGATTCCGCTCGTCTACGAGGAGCAGGCCTACGGCGTCCTGAGCGTCTGGTCGGACGCGCGCCACGCGTTCGGCGAGACCGAGCGTCGCGTCCTCTCGAAGTTCGGCAACAACGTCGCGTACGCCATCGACTCGGTGCAGACGCGCAAGGAACTCGTCCGGCGCGAACAGCGGTTGCAGGTGTTCAATCGCATCCTGCGCCACAACCTCCGCAACGACCTCAACGTCGTGTTGGGTCGCGCCCAGAACATCGGCGAGGAGTTCCCGCCCGCCGCCCGCGAGGCCAGCGTCATCGAACAGAAAGCCAACGAACTCATCGAGATAAGCGAGAAGGCCCGCGAGGTCGGCAAGACCCTCGACGGCGGCGACCGGAAGAAAAAGCAGATCGACGTGACCGACTGCGTGAGACGCACCTGCGAGGAGTTCCGCCAGTCGTACCCCGAGGCCACGATTACGACGTGTCTCCCGGAGAGCGCGCGCGTCTACGCCGACAAGACCTTGGAGGCCGCCATCAGCGAGGTCGTCGAGAACGCCATCGAACACAACGACGACGACCAACCCGCGGTGCGTGTGGCGGTCTCGGCGACGGGCGACGACGGCGAGTGGGTCGAGATAACCGTCTTGGACGACGGGCCGGGTATCCCCGAGGACGAGCGCGAGGTCCTCACGGAGGGCGAGGAGACCGCGCTCCACCACGGGAGCGGACTCGGCCTCTGGCTCTCGCACTGGATAGTCAGCAAGTTCGGCGGCGAACTCGCGTTCGAGGACTATCACACCGACGGCGGCGCGGTGACGTTGCGACTTCAGCGCGCGGTCGAGGACGTGTCTCCGTGGCAGGAGATTTCCGCGCTCGGCGGAGAATCGTAG
- a CDS encoding ThuA domain-containing protein: MTTVTVWNEYRHERNDEEAREVYPEGIHATIADFLEDEGFETRTATLDEPEHGLTEEVLDDTDVLTWWGHEAHDEVEDEIVERVHERVLSGMGLLVLHSGHFSKIFKRLMGTTCDLKWRNEGEKERLWLVEPGHPIAEGVPESIEVPEAEMYGERFDVPAPDTLVFNSWFEGGEVFRSGCCYRRGSGRVFYFRPGHETYPIYKQPEIQKVVANAVSWATPISNSDTSFGNVPKPPEDG, from the coding sequence GTGACCACAGTTACAGTCTGGAACGAGTACCGCCACGAGCGAAACGACGAGGAGGCCCGCGAGGTCTACCCCGAGGGCATCCACGCGACCATCGCCGACTTCCTCGAAGACGAGGGGTTCGAGACGCGAACCGCCACTTTAGACGAACCCGAACACGGACTCACCGAGGAGGTGTTAGACGACACCGACGTGCTGACGTGGTGGGGACACGAGGCCCACGACGAAGTGGAAGACGAAATCGTGGAGCGCGTCCACGAGCGAGTCCTCTCGGGGATGGGCCTGCTGGTCCTGCACTCGGGGCACTTCTCGAAGATTTTCAAGCGCCTGATGGGGACGACCTGCGACCTGAAGTGGCGCAACGAGGGCGAGAAGGAACGGCTCTGGTTGGTCGAACCCGGCCACCCCATCGCCGAGGGCGTCCCGGAGTCCATCGAGGTCCCCGAGGCCGAGATGTACGGCGAGCGATTCGACGTGCCCGCGCCGGACACCCTCGTCTTCAACAGCTGGTTCGAGGGCGGCGAGGTGTTCCGAAGCGGGTGCTGTTACCGACGCGGGTCGGGCCGCGTCTTCTACTTCCGGCCGGGTCACGAGACGTATCCGATATATAAACAGCCCGAGATACAGAAAGTCGTAGCAAACGCCGTCTCGTGGGCAACTCCTATCAGTAATTCCGACACTTCGTTCGGGAACGTCCCGAAACCGCCAGAAGACGGTTGA
- a CDS encoding MBL fold metallo-hydrolase codes for MKRIQLGNTVFEGQNDAYLFDGDGPTTLVDTGVATEEGREQLRAGLAEYGVSFADVDRILLTHWHHDHAGLAGEIQAESDATVFVHEADAPMVAGDGANHKVEIEERDLFERWGVPDEKRTELLDFLDLHDQIQGTSPSVETFADGATFDCGGVELRAVHLPGHSAGLSGFAFDADGGVTDDGRADEETGSRGTDGERHLLAGDALLPKYTPNVGGADPRVEDPLGTYLSSLGRIIEADYDRAWPGHRDPIDDPAGRARDIAVHHRERTERVLEVLRERDAPDAWTVSADLFGELSNIHIMHGPGEAWAHLDHLERHGVVTPTGGEEGEAIEDETVGDGSVGYELVESDPDVDAMFEYGTTGDAAADDTATDDTATADATTEE; via the coding sequence GTGAAACGAATCCAACTGGGGAACACCGTCTTCGAGGGGCAGAACGACGCCTACCTGTTCGACGGCGACGGCCCGACCACGCTGGTCGATACCGGCGTCGCCACCGAGGAGGGCCGCGAGCAGTTGCGGGCCGGACTCGCGGAGTACGGCGTGTCGTTCGCCGACGTGGACCGAATCTTGCTGACCCACTGGCACCACGACCACGCCGGACTCGCGGGCGAGATACAGGCCGAGAGCGACGCGACGGTGTTCGTCCACGAGGCCGACGCGCCGATGGTGGCGGGCGACGGGGCGAACCACAAGGTCGAAATCGAGGAGCGCGACCTCTTCGAGCGGTGGGGCGTGCCCGACGAGAAGCGGACCGAGCTACTAGACTTTTTGGACCTCCACGACCAGATTCAGGGCACGTCGCCGAGTGTCGAGACGTTCGCCGACGGCGCGACGTTCGACTGCGGCGGCGTCGAGTTGCGCGCGGTCCACCTGCCGGGCCACAGCGCCGGACTCTCCGGGTTCGCGTTCGACGCCGACGGTGGGGTAACGGACGACGGGAGGGCCGACGAGGAGACCGGGAGTCGGGGGACCGACGGCGAGCGCCACCTCCTCGCGGGCGACGCGCTCCTGCCGAAGTACACCCCGAACGTGGGTGGCGCGGACCCCCGCGTCGAGGACCCGCTCGGGACGTATCTCTCCTCGCTCGGGCGAATCATCGAGGCCGACTACGACCGGGCGTGGCCGGGCCACCGCGACCCCATCGACGACCCCGCGGGGCGGGCGCGCGACATCGCGGTCCACCACCGCGAGCGCACCGAGCGCGTGCTAGAGGTTCTGCGCGAACGCGACGCCCCCGACGCGTGGACCGTCAGCGCCGACCTCTTCGGCGAGCTTTCGAACATCCACATCATGCACGGCCCCGGCGAGGCGTGGGCGCACTTGGACCACCTCGAACGTCACGGCGTCGTGACGCCGACCGGCGGCGAGGAGGGCGAGGCTATCGAAGACGAGACCGTCGGAGACGGGAGCGTCGGGTACGAACTCGTGGAATCCGACCCGGACGTAGACGCGATGTTCGAGTACGGAACGACCGGCGACGCGGCGGCCGACGATACGGCAACCGACGACACGGCGACTGCGGACGCGACTACGGAGGAGTAA